Genomic segment of Malus domestica chromosome 15, GDT2T_hap1:
CGACACCTAAACATGGCCTCTGggccgagaacaattctaaactcggcccaaaccaatatttttgggcccaaacacacTCATATGCAAGGTTTTAAAAAACGTTAGGCACTAGTCGAGTGATGCTTGGGGTCTAGCACCTAGGCAGCTAGGTGGAACCTAGGCGGGGGCCttaggcggactaggcggatttaagtaaatttattatatattgtatacaTAAGTGTTTGCTTATacttaaaaatacataattgcattgggatacataaattgcaaaatagaatgacatatatattataaagcATTAGAAcataatgcaaaatgaaagttatctattttctgtttaaGTAAGAGTTGCGACCTAGGCACCTAGACGAGACTGGGCGGACTAGGCAGGTGCATAGGCGGTCTCCTTTTTTAATTTCCAAATGTCTTGGAATTAATTGGGCGGTGGTCAATGGCCTAACACCTAGACGACGCtagcggggatttttagaacaatgctcTCATAAGGATCGATTTGATCAATGATTACAAGGATTGACAGTCTAACATAATGATAAAAGAATATTTTGGTAGAGTTAACTAAAAAATTGTATGGGGATTACATATTCTCATGAGATTTGACTTGACCTGTGATTTCCAATTGATGATCTGCAATattgataaaataataatttggtacgtgcacaagtatgaaaaattcgTTCTTCAATAACTTTTGACAAAATTATAAATTTGAACCACTAATtatgtcattttttttataacgcAAATGTATAGTTCTTACACTGTGACATATACAAGTTTGATAAGAGAACGCTAATGTAAAATCTACATTATTGTTATTTTCTTCGAtaatttttgcttttgattgAGGAAACTTGATTCAACCCAACTACCGTGGAAACAATTATattatagaaaacttcattttaatccttaaaaaagATAAGATTTAGATTATAACCATATataagattaaaatccaattttagtccctagcacatttaatcatatcatttattagttgtattttgatgttttattttatctttttatttttattttaatgtattagttacatttaaatttaatttatatttcattcatcataatatattttaatgtctacatttaggcaactaattttttttataatatatattccgataacaattttgtatgttcttcatttaggtacattaatacatttgaatattttggtatatccatcggtacaaacatgtagttacattgattcaatataatgcattttGGTCAATATAATGTATTTCGTTACATACACTTTGGTACACATATTTGAGTAttgacttttaggtacattaattcaattattatatttcggtaaatacatttaggtacatacattttggtactaaTATTTAGCtacatatatttttggtattgatATTTAGGTATATACAtgttggtacatacattttagtattaacatttaggtacattaattcaatataatacttttcggtacatacatttaggttcattataatatatttcggtacaatcatGTCGGTACAAATATTTCAGtacaaaaaagtcaattttatatattttggcacaatcatttctgtacacttatgtatttatatatttttgtatcacaaatttcttttaatattttctcatttacatTCATTTCTAATTCAAAAAAACTAAATATgagcatattaataaaattaaaatttaatatggagagattaaataaaaataaacattaaataacaaaaattgaatgtaaattttgataaaagtacactcaagggattaaattgaatatttaatctagcaccaggtttttttttaattttaatcttttgcaatGACTAATGTTAAAAAACCCCATTATATTATTGGGGTTGGGAGGTCCTTGTGGCTTTACTTAGCAATTGATTAGGCAGATCAAGTCTCGTGTGGATTTAAAAGTTGCAGAATCTTCTATATTTAGCATAGCATACAATTTCAAGTGACTAGACTTTTGAGTGTATGCGCATACGAAAAGTGATGGATTTAGAGGTATAGAGTACTATATAATGCGATTCCATCAAAGTGGTTTAGAACTTTAGATGATTAGACGGTGTCTATCACGTTGGGTCCCTTTTACGCCATGGGATCTCAATCTCTTGGCATACTAGCATTAGGGATATAGGTTCTCATTTCATTTCGTAATTTTGTAAGAACATGCTTAGCCACGTACGAGTATACCGATAGTGTTTTGTGAACCCTACGTACATCAACGACCAAGAtcaattcaattttttatgCGCATGAGTGACCTTACTTACCTGTGCTCGATCATTCTTTAATTAGCTAGTTTGAAGTGGCATTGTGTGGCTGTAAAACAATCTTTAAGCATACTAGCATAGCCACCACCCAATTCATTTCTCTTATATgttaaatggtaaaacaatcTTTTAGCATACTAGCTAGCAACAGCAGTAGGTTCTTCTTTCATTTCACCAtattaaatggtaaaacaatcTTTTAGCATACTAACATTAGCAGTAGGTTCGCATTTCATttcgtgatttttttttttttaagagaaatgcTACACTCAAGTTGCCCAAATGTTAGGATTCATTGTGAATTTGTGAATCCTACATATATCAACGGCTGATAAGATCAGTTCACGCGTGCGAGTGACTTAACTCGCTTATTCtttaattagttttcaagtGGCACTGTACGGTTGTACTTGGCTTACCTGCTATGAagttgtatatatattatatgcagCACTGACATTGATTGTTTGTAAGAAAATGAAGTGCATATTACTGTATAAACACACAATTCTTTGGGGAAATATTATTAGAATGAGGAAAGTCCACAGCCGACTTGGGGAGGATGATTTCTGTCACAAACAATAATAAACCTTTGtgataaatcaaatcaaatcaatgtTTACTAGGATTATAACATTATACCAAACTGTCAGGTACTCTCATATATAGGACTAATGTACCTTGGCAAAGAATTGACCAGCTAGCAGGTAAGAAGTTAATgtgtatttaatttttttggtgtCGAAACAAAAATTAGTATGAACAAAATCCCAACACTGTATCTGCATGGTTTCTGCTGTCGGGGACTTTTAGTTCAAAGTTTctcaaggaagaagaaaagcaaaaccctagttacctttttcttttgggCAAAAACCCCTAGCTAGCTAGTGGTTCCAACTTTGTATCGGTTATGGCCAACTCTCATTCCACTGACCTGTATGATTTGTTGGATTTAAATGTGGATATGGGATGGGACTGATCTGGGAATAAGGGGGGTTTTCTGCATCTGTGAAATCATGTGGCTTTAATTTAATCTGTTACATGATTCCTTCACACACCTCCCCTAACTTGGATGACATATTATAACTTGGTTCAATTCATTTCTGGACATtattcattaattatttcaagaaatcagttttttatttatgttttcttattatttagaATTATTTGTCCGGATCTCAAAGTCGAGTATACAACGATATTGTTCAAATTTAATCACCTGCTAAGTActgagttttatcacaaaagacatTGATGCAGTTAAAAGTTGAACCATTcaatataaattatattttagtctgccaaaatttcaaattattcttcgacattattattattactactattatcattattattcCTATTTTTATCAATCTCTACACTAATTAAATAGTAAATAATCTGTTACTTTCTTGCTCTATTCACATGCAGTTCATGTGAAAGCATGTTCATGAGTTTACACACATCAGACTAAACATTAATCTCAAACATAGTAAGTGGAGCCTGatgacctatatatatatatatatatataattttttttttttcctaattggTTGATCATATTTATTGTTTTAGATAATAAAGAATATATGTGAGTTCATGTTCAATTCACGTGCGGTTCAGCAAACTGATCAGTGTTtgtgttgattttaatttttagaaaataCGTATTGTATGACCATGCTGATGCAGTCACTGGTCTTCGATCACATTGGAAGCTCATGCTTTTGTTACAAATGGTCCACATGAGTGGTTCGATGAGTAGTAACTATATATGAGTCCCTTTGCTCTGAATGCAGATGCTACCACTGACTCAGTGTGAATTAAATGCAGCTGATGGCATTGGGTGAGCCGCCCCATGGCCATGAAGGTATGAACACAATGACAGAGATGACAGATAACACATGCATTACAGACCCTTTCACATCTTAATTAATTACTCAATGGCATCTCAATTGGAGATTAACTCTTTAGCTACTCTCGGTTTGTACATCTCAATGTTTATCTTTATTCACATATATTACACACCACCTCTCATTTTAGTTAATTAATGTATGTAATCTCAGTATGAGATTCTTAACAATTCTCAGTTATACATCCCCATGTGTTTTTATCTTTGATCATGTGACATGTgagataacaaaaaaaaatataattaatcactataagatttttttttttctgattaatCATTCTTCAACCTTAATCTTTGATCACTAGACGATGTCAGAGACTCCTTCTACCGTCAATTGAATACAATTAATGGTAGAATTGCAAGGGATAAGTTCTAGAGACTACTCCTTCAACCTTCAACTGAACAAATTTGAAAGTGACATCTATTTCTTCCTTCAACGTATTAGGTATAGTGAGTTAATTATCTAATTCATTTGAATCCtaaagatgaaagaaaatgatGTACTACCGGTTATTGAATCTTCCCATCTCAGTTGGTCGAGAACCAAATCTAGTCAGTTCATGCTCAGACATTTATGTGATTCACAACTGTGCCTACATATGCAAACTTGCATTATGTTTAGAAATTAGAACCGCAATTAGCTGAAAGCTTCTTTCTCCATTGAGGAAAATAACTTCATTGTAAAACTCAATGtggattggaaatctgattTTGTTGCTAATCCGGCTGTTGACCAGGTTTTGGAAGCTGAAATGTGGGGTttattcttaggtatgaagaaTTGTTTCAGCCTGTCAATTGAACTTGAGTTACCTCATAGATAAACAAGACCTCAACGATAACGTTATTTTTCGGATAACCAGCGTTTGTAACACAATTGATGAACTACTACAAGAAATGAAACAGAAGGAAAAATGGAAGTCTTTGCTTATTGTTTCCATAAGTTAGACAGTAACAAAGAATGTCTTTCTCTCACCTTGTCTGATGTCTAATAGTTCCCGCCCAATATTTTTGGTCGAATACAAAGAAATCTAAATAGAGCAATTTCTAAAAGTACACTGCTGCAGAGaataagggttttattaattttctcgCTTACGCTCTCCTTCTCTTGGGACTTAAAATGaaatcgtcgtcgtcgtcgctCTCTTTGATAACTCTCTTCATGGCTTTTACATCGCCATTCTTAGATGCCTGCTGTTGTGGCCTCTGTGAACTCTCAGGTTTACTTGGTGGTTTTGGTGTAGACTTAATAGGGGTTCCCAAACggagttgcttttgctttctctgctTCTTCTCGTATGCCTTTCTGGATCTTTCAGGGGACAAAAGGCCATGCTCCATCATCCTGCAAATGAGTTGAGAACATCCAACGTTTAGAAGAAATTCACGTAGCATCTAATTCACAGCACTAGAAATTCGGCAGCATATCCAAAATTCATGAGCCAATGCACACCAATCATTAACTAACTCTTATATGAGATGTTGCAAACCAACAAGAGAAACGAACCCCAGAAAAGTTGCTAGGCTCTTATAAGTTCATCggttagttttcaaatttgtgTGGGCACTAGTGTAAATAAGAAGTTCGTTAGCCACAGAGCTTACCCAACacaataaacaaacaacgaaaAGTAGAAACCTATGCAAACCCAAAAGTGATTTGTATTTCAGGTTCAACAAATATAGTTGAGGATAAGAGGCCAAAGAGTATTGCACATTCAAGGGGGATTCCTCGTGTATTCAAAAACTTGAGAGCGTTTTTCATCAGAAACTCTGATACGCACATTGCACAGAAACGCTTGACCCACTAGCCATTCACTCACAGTGCTGCGAAAAGCAACGAAGACTGTAGAGAAAATGAATTCTATTGCAGGACTGTAAATGGGTTGGATCATGTTGAATTGCATCCTGAGCACATTCATCAGCGGCAACCAAATGCAAAACTGATCTTGGCTCACACTGTTTAAGATTGATCAATTTTTAAATCTGCTAGAAATTACTATCGTTTTCCATGGTTCTACTTCTAACTGATCAAACGTGTTCCAAAGAAAAATTTAGAATGTAAGGCACTTTCAACAACTACCGATGTTGGATCAGATAAAGTTATATTACCAAAACCGAAACAATCCATAGACAAATTTGCAACAGTCATGCTGTTCTACCAAATTAACCAAGTGTTTCTAGACGAGAATCTAATTCCAATGTTATGATATAATGTGCAAGAGCTCATCAGTAAACCAGTGTTTCTGGATTTAATTTCAAATGTCCATGGTTGTCAGCGTAGTATCCATTCATTCTCATGAAGTTTCAAGAATAAACTGGCTGactaaagttttgaaaaaagaTTGTTCGGGTTAGCATTCAGTGCCGCAGTCAAATGGGGtctaaattgaaacaaatacGGCTGGTCCTAAGTCCTAACTCATAAGTtcatcaaataataaaaaagtggGGTAAATTATCAAGAGATAGCCGACCTACCACAGTGCAGATCGGGGAAAAAAACAGGGCCTGTGCAAAATCATGAATTTTATCTGTTTTGTTGATTCAATAAGAGAAAGATTTTTGTGCCgcttagctaataacttctgATTATGAAACCAAAAGGACATAGAAAGCTGCTTTACTATGACTTTTCCTCACTTCCTATAAAGTTTACACTCTTACATTTCACTGAAAATTCATATTATCCATCCCAACTACATATAGAGTTGGAAGCCATCACCGACAGAAAAATATACTTGTTTTGGTAGTGAACATGCAGCTTACTGGTATAGTTGTTGTCCACATAACAATCTATATATGCAATTCTTCCAGATGAATATTGGCTTAGGCATATCCAAGACAGTGAAAAGGCACCATCATCGGACTAAACATGATCTGGATCCTAAAAGTACGGAAGCAGTCAACTAAGGTTAAATTGGCTTTGAGGAATCACTATCATTTGATGAACTTTTGAATCGAAGGGGGCCTCGCAAATATAAAGTTACTTCCAACAATATCAACCTTGCAGTGAAATCGAATTTAACCAGTTTGTACATTCCCCATATGATCAAATAGAAGGATAAAAGATTTATATAGATAAGGAAAAGTTACCAGAATTCTGCCATTTCACTTGTTGGTATCTGTTTGGACAATGACTCGTAAAAGATCCTCAAAGGTTCTCTCTGGAAATAGAAAGCAATAAAGAAACACAGGGATGAGTGGCTCTTTATCAATATAAACTAAAACAAGCATATAAATAAAAGTGATGGGAAAAGAAGAACCTCTTCTGGAGGATCAAACTTCTGGCCTGCCAAAGTGTATACTTTCTTCTCTCTCACTTTTGTGGTGGTTTTCTTTGTTATCGTCTTTGATACCGAATTCAGGTTTGATTTTACCTGCACATTTGAACAACTAATACTGAATCCATCACACCCAACATGAAATCAATACAGTCAAGTCTGATACCATGAACCCTGGAACCCGTCATAGAAACATAGGTTGCACCACAAATCAACCATGTCATTGTCGATTATCCAAAGGgtagtgattttcacacaccctgTTTCTCCTTTGCACTCCTCCCTTTGTCTCTGCCTCTTGATTCTCCTTAGATTTATTCAATCCTAAAAGTATAAACAAGGGGCGGAGTGCAGAAGGAGAAAATAGGAGTGCGGAGATCACTTTGCCTATCCAAATAATCTAAGAAACAGAAATTAGAAATTCAGAATACACCAGAAACCCCAAACCAATATACCTAATGCATTGAATACACATAAATCGATTCAGAACCCACAAACCCAATTCACCAAATTAAGAACAAAACCACAAAGTTCACTATACCATTGTCAATCATCCAAATTAATTAGCAATTCCTAATTAGAACATCCCCTAATCCATCAGAAACAGCTAAATCAATTCACAACCCCACAAACCCAATTCACCCAATTGAAAACCCAATCCAAAGAACAAAACTTTAAGgtcaaaaagttcaaaaaattcaatcaaatttgaCATGGGTTTTACCTCAGTTTTTGTAACAGTCTGCACAGATTTCTGCCTGAAATCAGCTGCCTGCTGCTTGCTTGAAGAGCTCTCAATCTTCTTCTTAGTGACAGAATATCCAATCTTTCCCTTTGAAGAACCATCCTGCAGGGTGCCGCCGCTCTTCACCTTGGCAGAAGTAGCCATGGATTCCACCACCAATCtctgtaaattaatttaatctaATGTCTTGCTGTTTGGTTTTGATCGGATGATAAGAGACTTTATCTGCTTTTTGTTTCCACCTACTTTTTTCATTGAAAATTCATCAACGTAATAAACTTTGAAATTTTCCAAAGATTTAATTTATTGACAAAACAgataaattaaaggaaaactaaattaaaaattatgaaaaaaaatatggataTTAGGATTTGGATATATCAGATTTGCAGGTTAATGAGTATTGTTCAACCGCTTTTTCCAGGTTTTGCTAACAGATGAAGAACGGCTTCtgccttcttttatttttattattttgattgcTCATGTCGAAAAGACATTTTTGCCCTTGATAATTCGAAGGAAGCGTCAAACGAAGCGTAAAGTGGTCATGCTCGATGTTTCCAACCGACGCGAGAACTAATAGGGTGTGGGGATCTTCATTTTAAACAATTATCTGTAGACGTTGGATTAGTCTGAGTGCGTTGTTCGTACAGAATCTTATGATCGCACGGTCAGCATATAAATCTTGAGGATTTTAGAGGCTCGAGGCCTGCACTAACTTTGACGTTAACGATGGTCGGGCCAAGTGCTGGAAAAATAACCGACCTTGCTCTGTAACTTTTAACCGTTGATTTGGGATTGTCCTAAACTCCAAAGAGATCAAACTAAATGAGGCTGAATTAATTTCATAATTAAATTGATTAACTATAAAGCATGGTTATTGTCACTTTGAAAAGTTACCTACACTTCAATTTATAAACGTAAGAAAAAGTTTGGACGATGAAATTTCAGATTACTAAGAAATTATAAAATAACGAAGATTGAAATGACAAAATtgttattttctagaatttgtaaatatacttatTTGGTTAACCTTGAAGAACAATGAAATTTAAATACGAAATTTGAAACggataaaattaatatataaatgTGAGTTAGAAGTTAGAAAATGTGCTAGTAATGGTGGTGGAGACGACGGTGATAATGGTGTTGGCAGTAGGTATGAATAGATAACGATATCTAGTGATGGCAACAATCGTGATGGTTATGATGATAGGAAATGTGTTAGTAGTGGTGGTGGAGACGAGGGTGATGATGGTGGTTGGTGGTGTCGGCAGGTACGGTAGAGACAACGATATGTTGTGGTGGCAGCAGtcgtgatggtgatggtgatgatgacGGTGGGTGGTGGCGGCCGTGGTGACATAATGGTTGGTATATATGAACAATGACAAGAAGAGTGGGAAAGAGAGGGAACAAAAATCTTTTCTCTGCCTTTGCTTACACAAAATATTTATACTTTAATAACAATTCATGAAACCATAAATTTCTGAAATTTCAAATGCAACCTGCCACCACTTCATTTCCTTGTTATTCCACTTTTTTCCAAGAGGGTTCCTTACTCCAAcaccaaaattaaataaaaaataaaaaaattaaatgaaaatgcAGAATTTACATGACTATAATGTTACTGTGTCAATTGGGTTTTATCTGATGGAGTCTGTTGTACCAAATATTGTGCAGTATCATATGAAAAATATCATACTTCTCAGGCTTAGCATGCCACAGAAAATGCTGTTGCACCTTTTTCACCCTCGTTTGCATCTGTAGATATTTCTTCTTCGGGATCGAAAGGAGTATGTTCTTCAAATTCGGGATATCCTTTTCCAACACGAAAACAGCAAACGACTCCCACTTCAGTACTTCAAAAAATGGAGGCACGAAATTGTCTGATATGATCACCGGAACACACTCGTAGAAAATGGCCTCTACCACTCGCGGGCTGTTCACTTCATAACCTTTTGCGCAAATACAGTACTTGCTGCTCTGCATACGACGGATGTAGttcttatttccctttcctttagGCAATCGACCGAAGATCTGCATGTCAGGATCTTTGTTTTCCCAATGCTGTAACAGGATTGGCCTAACATAGCCATGCATGTTTCCAGCAAAGAAAGCGAGTATTGGCCTCTTGGAAGGATGATTGCCTCCGAGATCTCTGAGAGGCTTCTTATCATTCTTGATGTATGTTTCGGGAAGAGACACGTCCTTGCCAAATACAAAACCTTCTTTGACATCAGCATTGCAGAGGGCTCTTATGCACATAGCCATAATTTCCTTTGTTTCTGTTGGGGCCTGAAGAAGTAGCTTTTATTAGAAAATATACTGATATAACGTACTCAAAACTATCCACAGTTTGAATTTGAATGCTACTTAgagataaattaaaaataaatacccTTACGAAAATCGCAAACCAAACTATACAGGAAGCATGAAAAGCATACCCAGTCATGACAAGCAACAAGAAAATGATCGGCTCCTCCAGTTCTGTTCCAGAAAGGATACTTCCCAGCAATCATGTCCACATAGTCCTTCAAATATTGTACAAGATTTTTATGACTGTGTGAATTGGCCACGTATAACCTTTCCTCTAACATTCGAGAGCTAAAAGGCAAGTAATACAGGTGGGCTTCCTGAGGGTTTTTAGTGACAAATCTCTTGTCAGCTTCCATCAGCTTCATGAACCATCCCTCAGAAGCATATATTCCCCTGAGAAATGGCGAGTGTAATATGGGTCTTTGTCCTTCCCTGTATACGTATACTTTAAGAGTGTTCTCCATTAATTCGTAGCTCCTGCAAATTAGATGAGAATTTACTTGagagaaataattaattgaataGTCACACATGCAGCTTATAAAATTTGTAGAAAAACtatgatgattttaaatgaaaaaagtAACGACTAAAATTGCAAGATAATGCATACGCCAAAACTTTCATTTGATCCCATCCAATAAGTTACCAGCATATGACAGATatcatcaaatgtttttcaGTAAGAACATTTTTGTGGACACAAGCATGTCTTGTTCACAATAACTTCTAAACGAAACTGTACTGTAAGAATTCATACATATAACGGTTTCATTGACTTACCTTTTAAACATGGAAAGATTCCTATATAGTGGAGCATAAAGAGTTTGATCACTCTTTATGAGGGGTGCATTTTTGATCTGTGATGCTGCATATTGCAACTGTCGGTCAACCGGTGAAGACCATAGTGCTTTCTgaccaaaaacaacaaaaaaaaaaaaaaaaaaaaatgaaaaataagaacAAAGAGTTGAAGCATTTTAAGAAAAATCAGATTCAAATAGCATAATCTAATCTTTAAAACGTACCACTGAATGGTACGAGGAATGACTCTTACGCAACAGCTTGTTCATATCAGATATTGAATATGAATCCAAGACTGGACCCTCTGGCTCTTTGTTCACTTCGGGGACCCTAGTCATTGAAGAACTTTGTTCTGTTTGGTTGAGGTCACTATGCAATTGCTCAGACTTTTCGGGTTTCTGAGACAAGGTTGTTAGATCTTTCTGAACCAAAGTCACATTTGAGCCAACAGCTATAGGGGGTGCTCCAATGTTTGTTTCAATAATTGCTGGAGCTGTGATAGGTGATGAATTTATCATCGGGGATGCAGGTGAAGTGGTTGGAAAACCAGCAGTAGGATTTACTACTTCATCTGTAGTATTACTTTCATTCCTAGTCCCGCCTTCTGAAAAAGTAGTCTCAGTAGCATTTTGCTTTTCAAAAGAGAATTGTTTACGCCGCTCTTGTGCAACGTCAGTCTCCAAGGGATTGAGAATTTTCACAATGAAAGTTCTATTTTGCTTTACAAAAGTATCAGTTGGCTCCTCCTGATCTTCACCTGTATCCTCATCAATTTCTAAAGTTCTGTTTGAGCCCTCACTTCCTTCTAATACAAAACCTGAGGTCCTACTATCGTTACCTATCTCGTGAGTTCCATATTTACTAGTGTAGTTCACATCATTAGAAAGTGACATGTTACCAACCGCCTCAGAATCAGTTGGTGAATCCCCAGCTTGGAAGTGACTTTTCCCCTCTACCGGAACCTTTGCAGTAGAGAGTATAGATGATGAGAAAGTACCATACGGAAATTCAAGATGCCAGACAACTAAAATCACAGCAAACAACATTCCCACAATCCACAGCAATCTCCTCGTTTTGGCTTGATACATAGACAAAAGCTCCCGACCCATTTTGAGAGACCGCTCTAGTAATTATTGGGCAACTTTCGACAAAATTGTCAAAAAAGCATAATCCACCCTGCACATTTCCCAGTTCCACAATCACAAACTGTAATTGTTAAGGAGATAGCTATTTTCCTAATTGCTGAAAAGAATTGAATGCTTTCTTCAATCAGTCCTCAAATGCAGTTAATAGGATACCTTAAAACCCAACACATGCAACTAATTGTTGAAGAATTCCATATAAACCAATCAAGAAATTTAAGCTGCTCATCAACAATTAGACAGTAATCCTTGCAGTTCTTAATTTCCAAACCAATCAAATTAAATTCAAGAAATTTGAATTATCTATTATAGCTGACATCTTCCGATTTCCACCAAGCAAACCACAAAGAACTCTTCAAATTTCTATGAAAATATCCATTAAACTATGATAAACCCATTAAAATCTGATAATTTTGCAACTATTTAAAAGTAAAcaaatacagaaaaaaaaaaaatcaagaatcaaACTTCAATAAGCACAGCTGATtgaatggagagagagagagtggcaa
This window contains:
- the LOC103456025 gene encoding uncharacterized protein, whose product is MATSAKVKSGGTLQDGSSKGKIGYSVTKKKIESSSSKQQAADFRQKSVQTVTKTEVKSNLNSVSKTITKKTTTKVREKKVYTLAGQKFDPPEEREPLRIFYESLSKQIPTSEMAEFWMMEHGLLSPERSRKAYEKKQRKQKQLRLGTPIKSTPKPPSKPESSQRPQQQASKNGDVKAMKRVIKESDDDDDFILSPKRRRA
- the LOC103456024 gene encoding probable glycosyltransferase At5g03795, with amino-acid sequence MGRELLSMYQAKTRRLLWIVGMLFAVILVVWHLEFPYGTFSSSILSTAKVPVEGKSHFQAGDSPTDSEAVGNMSLSNDVNYTSKYGTHEIGNDSRTSGFVLEGSEGSNRTLEIDEDTGEDQEEPTDTFVKQNRTFIVKILNPLETDVAQERRKQFSFEKQNATETTFSEGGTRNESNTTDEVVNPTAGFPTTSPASPMINSSPITAPAIIETNIGAPPIAVGSNVTLVQKDLTTLSQKPEKSEQLHSDLNQTEQSSSMTRVPEVNKEPEGPVLDSYSISDMNKLLRKSHSSYHSVKALWSSPVDRQLQYAASQIKNAPLIKSDQTLYAPLYRNLSMFKRSYELMENTLKVYVYREGQRPILHSPFLRGIYASEGWFMKLMEADKRFVTKNPQEAHLYYLPFSSRMLEERLYVANSHSHKNLVQYLKDYVDMIAGKYPFWNRTGGADHFLVACHDWAPTETKEIMAMCIRALCNADVKEGFVFGKDVSLPETYIKNDKKPLRDLGGNHPSKRPILAFFAGNMHGYVRPILLQHWENKDPDMQIFGRLPKGKGNKNYIRRMQSSKYCICAKGYEVNSPRVVEAIFYECVPVIISDNFVPPFFEVLKWESFAVFVLEKDIPNLKNILLSIPKKKYLQMQTRVKKVQQHFLWHAKPEKYDIFHMILHNIWYNRLHQIKPN